The Spodoptera frugiperda isolate SF20-4 chromosome 2, AGI-APGP_CSIRO_Sfru_2.0, whole genome shotgun sequence genome has a window encoding:
- the LOC118269058 gene encoding 6-phosphofructo-2-kinase/fructose-2,6-bisphosphatase isoform X3, with product MDTEDNRAEGWKYLNKQYFGDGERANYVNIPHVIAMVGLPARGKTYISKKLSRYLNWIGINTRVFNLGEYRRHATTAYTSHEFFRADNKEAMAIRQQCALDALHDVCEWLVKGGEVAVFDATNSTLDRRRMIRDIVVHKMGFKLFFVESICDDPRIIEQNIMEVKVSSPDYTNIQNTDNVLNDFLLRIEHYKEKYEPLDESMESDYSYMKIYDTGEKVVVHKHEGHIQSRIVYYLMNIHIVPRTIYLTRHGESTHNIVGRIGGDSDLSPRGRQYAKALANYIDQQQIPGLRVWTSWMKRAIQTVKDVKAPQERWKALNEIDAGICEEMTYAEIQQKYPSDFNARDANKFAYRYPRGESYEDLVARLEPVIMELERQGNVLVVSHQAVMRCLLAYFLDKSAEELPYLHVPLHTVIKLTPVAYGCREEHIKLSVPAVDTHRPKPSDDEDAAEIQVIPAPPIKPPTPPVLNGETNGEQSEDSQSH from the exons ATGGACACGGAAGATAACCGCGCTGAAGGTTGGAAGTACCTCAACAAGCAGTACTTTGGTGATG GAGAACGCGCGAACTATGTGAACATACCGCATGTGATCGCCATGGTCGGCTTGCCGGCGCGCGGCAAGACCTACATCTCCAAGAAACTGTCCAGATACCTCAACTGGATAGGAATTAACACCAGGG TGTTCAACCTGGGTGAATACAGGCGGCATGCCACCACAGCTTACACGAGCCACGAGTTCTTCCGCGCAGACAACAAGGAGGCCATGGCGATACGGCAGCAGTGTGCGCTGGACGCGCTGCACGATGTCTGCGAGTGGCTCGTCAAGGGCGGCGAGGTCGCT GTGTTTGACGCGACAAACTCGACGCTGGACCGGCGGCGCATGATCCGCGACATCGTGGTGCACAAGATGGGCTTCAAGCTCTTCTTCGTCGAGTCCATATGTGACGACCCTAGGATTATCGAACAGAATATTATG GAGGTAAAAGTAAGCAGCCCCGACTACACGAACATACAGAACACAGACAATGTACTGAACGACTTCCTGCTCCGGATAGAGCACTACAAGGAGAAGTACGAGCCTCTGGACGAGAGCATGGAGTCCGACTACAGCTACATGAAGATCTACGACACCGGGGAGAAGGTGGTGGTGCACAAACATGAAGGACACATACAGAGCCGGATCGTGTACTATCTCATGAACATACATATTGTGCCACGGACTATTTACTTGACTAGG CATGGTGAAAGCACACACAACATAGTGGGTCGTATCGGCGGCGACAGCGACCTCTCGCCGCGCGGCCGACAGTACGCCAAAGCCCTCGCTAATTACATCGACCAGCAACAGATCCCCGGCCTGAGGGTCTGGACCTCCTGGATGAAGAGGGCCATACAGACCGTCAAGGATGTCAAGGCCCCACAAGAGAGGTGGAAGGCACTCAATGAGATTGATGCG GGTATATGCGAAGAGATGACGTACGCGGAGATTCAGCAGAAGTACCCCTCAGACTTCAACGCTCGCGACGCGAACAAGTTCGCGTACCGATACCCGCGCGGGGAGAGCTACGAGGACCTGGTGGCGCGGCTGGAGCCCGTCATCATGGAGCTGGAGCGCCAGGGCAACGTGCTCGTCGTCTCCCACCAGGCCGTCATGCGCTGTCTACTCGCTTACTTCCTTGATAAGTCTGCTG AGGAGCTCCCGTACCTGCACGTGCCGCTGCACACGGTGATCAAGCTGACGCCGGTGGCCTACGGCTGCCGCGAGGAACACATCAAGCTCTCCGTGCCCGCCGTCGACACGCACCGCCCCAAACCTTCT GACGACGAAGACGCGGCTGAGATACAA GTGATACCCGCGCCGCCTATAAAGCCGCCCACGCCGCCCGTCCTCAACGGAGAGACGAACGGCGAACAAAGCGAGGATAGCCAGTCGCATTAA
- the LOC118269058 gene encoding 6-phosphofructo-2-kinase/fructose-2,6-bisphosphatase isoform X4 encodes MDTEDNRAEGWKYLNKQYFGDGERANYVNIPHVIAMVGLPARGKTYISKKLSRYLNWIGINTRVFNLGEYRRHATTAYTSHEFFRADNKEAMAIRQQCALDALHDVCEWLVKGGEVAVFDATNSTLDRRRMIRDIVVHKMGFKLFFVESICDDPRIIEQNIMEVKVSSPDYTNIQNTDNVLNDFLLRIEHYKEKYEPLDESMESDYSYMKIYDTGEKVVVHKHEGHIQSRIVYYLMNIHIVPRTIYLTRHGESTHNIVGRIGGDSDLSPRGRQYAKALANYIDQQQIPGLRVWTSWMKRAIQTVKDVKAPQERWKALNEIDAGICEEMTYAEIQQKYPSDFNARDANKFAYRYPRGESYEDLVARLEPVIMELERQGNVLVVSHQAVMRCLLAYFLDKSAEELPYLHVPLHTVIKLTPVAYGCREEHIKLSVPAVDTHRPKPSVIPAPPIKPPTPPVLNGETNGEQSEDSQSH; translated from the exons ATGGACACGGAAGATAACCGCGCTGAAGGTTGGAAGTACCTCAACAAGCAGTACTTTGGTGATG GAGAACGCGCGAACTATGTGAACATACCGCATGTGATCGCCATGGTCGGCTTGCCGGCGCGCGGCAAGACCTACATCTCCAAGAAACTGTCCAGATACCTCAACTGGATAGGAATTAACACCAGGG TGTTCAACCTGGGTGAATACAGGCGGCATGCCACCACAGCTTACACGAGCCACGAGTTCTTCCGCGCAGACAACAAGGAGGCCATGGCGATACGGCAGCAGTGTGCGCTGGACGCGCTGCACGATGTCTGCGAGTGGCTCGTCAAGGGCGGCGAGGTCGCT GTGTTTGACGCGACAAACTCGACGCTGGACCGGCGGCGCATGATCCGCGACATCGTGGTGCACAAGATGGGCTTCAAGCTCTTCTTCGTCGAGTCCATATGTGACGACCCTAGGATTATCGAACAGAATATTATG GAGGTAAAAGTAAGCAGCCCCGACTACACGAACATACAGAACACAGACAATGTACTGAACGACTTCCTGCTCCGGATAGAGCACTACAAGGAGAAGTACGAGCCTCTGGACGAGAGCATGGAGTCCGACTACAGCTACATGAAGATCTACGACACCGGGGAGAAGGTGGTGGTGCACAAACATGAAGGACACATACAGAGCCGGATCGTGTACTATCTCATGAACATACATATTGTGCCACGGACTATTTACTTGACTAGG CATGGTGAAAGCACACACAACATAGTGGGTCGTATCGGCGGCGACAGCGACCTCTCGCCGCGCGGCCGACAGTACGCCAAAGCCCTCGCTAATTACATCGACCAGCAACAGATCCCCGGCCTGAGGGTCTGGACCTCCTGGATGAAGAGGGCCATACAGACCGTCAAGGATGTCAAGGCCCCACAAGAGAGGTGGAAGGCACTCAATGAGATTGATGCG GGTATATGCGAAGAGATGACGTACGCGGAGATTCAGCAGAAGTACCCCTCAGACTTCAACGCTCGCGACGCGAACAAGTTCGCGTACCGATACCCGCGCGGGGAGAGCTACGAGGACCTGGTGGCGCGGCTGGAGCCCGTCATCATGGAGCTGGAGCGCCAGGGCAACGTGCTCGTCGTCTCCCACCAGGCCGTCATGCGCTGTCTACTCGCTTACTTCCTTGATAAGTCTGCTG AGGAGCTCCCGTACCTGCACGTGCCGCTGCACACGGTGATCAAGCTGACGCCGGTGGCCTACGGCTGCCGCGAGGAACACATCAAGCTCTCCGTGCCCGCCGTCGACACGCACCGCCCCAAACCTTCT GTGATACCCGCGCCGCCTATAAAGCCGCCCACGCCGCCCGTCCTCAACGGAGAGACGAACGGCGAACAAAGCGAGGATAGCCAGTCGCATTAA